From the genome of Mustela lutreola isolate mMusLut2 chromosome 16, mMusLut2.pri, whole genome shotgun sequence, one region includes:
- the CTRL gene encoding chymotrypsin-like protease CTRL-1, with the protein MPATMLLLSLTLSLVFLGSSWGCGVPAIKPLLSSSQRIVNGENAVPGSWPWQVSLQDRSGFHFCGGSLISQSWVVTAAHCNVSPGRHVVVLGEYDRSSGAEPLQVLSISKAITHPSWNPNTLNNDLTLLKLAAPAQYTKRISPVCVASSNEALPAGLKCATTGWGRLSGVGNTTPARLQQVALPLVTVNQCRQYWGSRITDSMICAGGAGASSCQGDSGGPLVCQKGNTWVLIGVVSWGTSNCNVRQPAIYTRVSKFSNWINQVVASN; encoded by the exons ATGCCTGCCACAATGCTGCTGCTCAGTCTGACCCTTAGCCTGGTCTTCCTCGGCTCCTCCTGGG GCTGCGGAGTTCCTGCCATCAAGCCACTACTGAGCTCCAGCCAGAGGATTGTCAACGGGGAGAACGCAGTGCCAGGCTCCTGGCCCTGGCAGGTGTCCCTGCAG GACAGAAGTGGCTTCCACTTCTGCGGAGGTTCCCTCATCAGCCAGTCCTGGGTGGTCACTGCTGCCCACTGCAATGTCAG CCCTGGCCGCCACGTTGTTGTCCTGGGTGAGTACGACCGATCATCCGGTGCGGAGCCTTTGCAGGTTCTGTCCATCTCAAAG GCCATCACACACCCTTCCTGGAACCCCAACACCCTCAACAATGACCTGACTCTACTGAAGCTCGCCGCCCCAGCCCAGTACACAAAACGCATCTCACCAGTCTGCGTGGCCTCCTCCAATGAGGCACTGCCTGCGGGCCTCAAGTGTGCCACCACTGGCTGGGGACGTCTCAGCGGCGTGG GCAATACAACTCCAGCACGCCTGCAGCAGGTGGCCCTGCCCCTGGTCACCGTGAATCAATGCCGGCAGTACTGGGGCTCACGCATCACTGACTCCATGATCTGTGCGGGCGGCGCAGGGGCCTCCTCGTGCCAG ggAGACTCCGGAGGCCCTCTGGTCTGCCAGAAGGGGAACACATGGGTGCTTATTGGCGTCGTCTCCTGGGGCACCAGCAACTGCAATGTGCGCCAGCCTGCCATATACACTCGGGTTAGTAAGTTCAGCAACTGGATCAACCAGGTCGTAGCCTCCAACTGA